In the genome of Thermoplasmata archaeon, one region contains:
- a CDS encoding nascent polypeptide-associated complex protein, with product MLPGGRVNPRQMRQAMKRMGIEQEELAGVEEVVIRTADKEYVIRGAAVTAITAQGQKIWQVIGEPIVRDRADVKKAEVPAASTISEEDVALVAEKAGVSEDEARKALEECGGEPAEAIIRLMSR from the coding sequence ATGCTTCCCGGCGGTCGAGTGAATCCCAGGCAGATGCGTCAGGCGATGAAGCGCATGGGCATCGAGCAGGAAGAGCTTGCCGGCGTCGAGGAGGTCGTGATCCGCACCGCGGACAAGGAGTACGTGATTCGCGGCGCCGCGGTCACCGCGATCACCGCGCAGGGCCAGAAGATTTGGCAGGTGATCGGCGAGCCCATCGTCCGGGACCGCGCGGACGTGAAGAAGGCCGAGGTCCCTGCGGCCTCGACGATCTCCGAGGAGGACGTCGCCCTCGTGGCGGAGAAGGCGGGCGTGTCCGAGGACGAGGCGCGCAAGGCCCTTGAGGAATGCGGCGGCGAGCCCGCGGAAGCCATCATCCGACTG